The Pseudomonas sp. MPC6 nucleotide sequence GAAAGCAAGCCTCTAGGTCAATTTCCAACCAGCGTTTCCTCATAAATAGATCTCCAGGGGTTTTGGCGGTGCCTGCCCTTCGCTAGATATAGAAATAAAGAAGGAAAGTATTTAAAGCTTTTCTGTAAAGCTTATAAAAGCTAGGGTCGCGATCATCTGTGGATAACTACCTCTGGCCCTTTAATTACGAGCTGTACAGAGAATGACAACTACCGTGGTAAACAGGGGGCAGCCTGTGCTGCGCTGTCGGATAACCTGTGGGTGAAAGAGCCTCTTATCCACAGGCTGGTTATCCACCGAGTTTCGCCCCCACTTGTGCAACGACCTTAGGATGGGTTATCCACAGGGCTTATGCACAGACCATTGGTCGACTTTTTCCCCTATAAAACCCGGATTCTTATTCGGCAGTGAATAACCTACGTGTGGATAAGTCGGCGTCTGGTCGCTACAATGGCCGCTTGTTTTTGCCTCACCGGCTTTCAACTTAGGGGATATCCGTGTCAGTGGAACTATGGCAGCAGTGCGTGGAGCTTTTGCGCGATGAGCTGCCTGCCCAACAATTCAACACTTGGATCCGTCCACTACAGGTCGAAGCCGAAGGCGACGAGTTGCGTGTCTACGCACCGAATCGTTTTGTTCTCGACTGGGTTAACGAAAAGTACCTGGGCCGGGTCCTCGAACTGCTGGATGAGCATGGCAATGGCATGGCGCCTGCGCTTTCCTTATTAATAGGCAGCAAACGCAGTTCGGCGCCACGTGCCGCCCCTAATGCGCCGCTGGCTGCCGCAGCGTCCCAGGCGCAGGCGGCTCAAGCGCCTGTCAGCGCACAGCCTCCCGCACCGGCAGCCATGCCGACCAAGCGATCGACGCAGAAACTTGCCGACGTCAGTGAAGAGCCGTCCCGCGACAGTTTCGACCCGATGGCGGGTGCGAGTTCTCAACAGGCCCCGGTGCGCTCCGAACAGCGCACGGTGCAGGTCGAAGGCGCGCTCAAGCACACCAGCTACCTGAACCGCACCTTCACCTTCGAGAACTTCGTCGAAGGCAAGTCCAACCAACTGGCCCGGGCCGCGGCCTGGCAGGTAGCGGACAACCCCAAGCACGGGTACAACCCGCTCTTCCTTTATGGTGGCGTTGGCCTGGGTAAAACCCACTTGATGCACGCTGTGGGTAACCACCTATTAAAGAAGAACCCGAATGCCAAGGTCGTGTACCTGCATTCCGAGCGTTTCGTGGCGGACATGGTCAAGGCCTTGCAGCTGAATGCGATCAACGAATTCAAGCGCTTCTACCGTTCGGTGGACGCGCTGTTGATCGATGACATTCAGTTCTTCGCCCGCAAGGAACGCTCCCAGGAAGAATTTTTCCACACCTTCAACGCCCTGCTTGAAGGTGGACAGCAGGTCATTCTTACCAGTGACCGCTATCCTAAAGAAATCGAAGGCCTCGAAGAGCGCCTCAAGTCTCGCTTCGGTTGGGGGCTGACGGTTGCCGTCGAGCCGCCGGAGCTGGAAACCCGGGTGGCGATCCTGATGAAAAAGGCCGACCAGGCCAAAGTCGATCTGCCACACGACGCGGCGTTCTTCATTGCCCAGCGTATTCGCTCCAACGTTCGTGAACTGGAAGGCGCGCTTAAACGCGTGATCGCCCACTCGCACTTCATGGGCCGCGACATCACCATCGAGCTGATTCGCGAATCCCTGAAAGACTTGTTGGCGCTGCAAGACAAACTGGTCTCTGTGGATAACATTCAGCGCACCGTCGCCGAGTACTACAAGATCAAGATTTCCGACCTGCTGTCCAAGCGTCGTTCACGCTCGGTCGCTCGTCCGCGTCAGGTTGCCATGGCGTTGTCCAAAGAGTTGACTAACCACAGCCTGCCGGAAATCGGCGATGTGTTTGGTGGCCGCGATCACACGACCGTTTTGCACGCCTGCCGCAAGATCAACGAACTCAAGGAATCCGACGCGGACATCCGCGAGGACTACAAGAACCTGCTGCGTACACTGACCACTTGATGAACACCAGCGCAGCTTATTAAGGCAAGGGACTAGACCATGCATTTCACCATTCAACGCGAAGCCCTGTTGAAACCCCTGCAACTGGTCGCAGGCGTCGTCGAGCGCCGACAGACCTTGCCGGTGCTCTCCAACGTGCTGCTGGTTGTCGAAGGCCAGCAACTGTCGCTGACCGGTACCGACCTGGAAGTCGAGCTGGTCGGTCGTGTACAACTCGAAGAACCTGCAGATCCGGGTTCCATCACGGTGCCTGCGCGCAAGCTGATGGACATCTGCAAAAGCTTGCCGAACGACGCGCTGATCGACATCAAGGTCGACGAGCAGAAGCTTGTGGTGAAGGCCGGCCGTAGCCGCTTTACCTTGTCGACGTTGCCGGCCAACGATTTCCCGACGGTGGAAGAAGGCCCTGGCTCGCTGACCTGCAGCCTGGAGCAAAGCAAATTGCGTCGTCTGATCGAGCGCACCAGCTTCGCCATGGCCCAGCAGGACGTGCGGTACTACCTGAACGGCATGCTGCTGGAAGTCTCTGCCGGCATCATCCGCGCCGTGGCAACAGACGGTCACCGTCTGGCCATGTGCTCGATGCAGGCTGATATCGGTCAGCCAGATCGCCACCAGGTCATCGTGCCGCGCAAGGGTATCCTTGAGCTGGCGCGCTTGCTGACTGAGCCGGACGGCATCGTCAGCATCGTCCTGGGTCAACACCACATCCGCGCCACCACCGGCGAGTTCACCTTCACCTCGAAACTGGTCGACGGTAAATTCCCCGATTACGAGCGAGTTCTGCCAAAAGGCGGCGACAAGCTTGTGCTGGGTGATCGTCAGGCCTTGCGTGAAGCCTTCAGCCGTACCGCAATTCTGTCCAACGAGAAATACCGTGGCATTCGCCTGCAACTGGCTAATGGCCAGCTAAAGATCCAGGCCAATAACCCGGAACAGGAAGAAGCGGAAGAAGAAGTGGGCGTTGAGTACAACGGCGGCCCCCTGGAAATCGGCTTCAACGTGAGCTATCTGCTCGACGTGCTGGGCGTGATGACCACCGAGCAAGTTCGATTGATCCTGTCCGACTCCAACAGCAGCGCGCTGGTGCAAGAGTCCGACAACGACGACTCGGCCTACGTTGTCATGCCGATGCGTCTGTAATCATGCTCAGCAGAAGCTAGATGTCCTTAAGTCGCGTCTCGGTCACCGCGGTGCGCAATCTGCACCCGGTGACCTTCTCCCCCTCTCCCCGAATCAATATTCTTTACGGCGCCAACGGCAGCGGCAAAACCAGTGTTCTGGAAGCCATACATCTGCTGGGGCTTGCCCGTTCGTTTCGTAGCACCCGTCTATTGCCCATGATTCAATACGAGCAGTTGGCGTGCACGGTGTTTGGTCAGGTGGAATTGGCCGAGGGCGGGCACAGTGCGTTGGGAATATCTCGCGACCGCCAGGGTGAGTTCCAGATTCGCATCGACGGACAGAACGCCCGTAGCGCAGCGCAGCTGGCGGAGATCCTGCCGTTACAGCTGATCAACCCCGACAGCTTTCGGCTGTTGGAGGGGGCGCCGAAGATTCGGAGACAGTTTCTCGACTGGGGAGTGTTCCACGTGGAACCGCGCTTCATGTCCACCTGGCAGCGCTTGCAGAAGGCCTTGCGCCAGAGAAACTCTTGGCTGCGGCATGGTACACTTGACGCCGTTTCGCAAGCGGTTTGGGACAGGGAACTGTGCCAGGCCAGCGCTGAAATTGATGAATACCGCCGCGCTTACATCAAAGCCTTGAAACCAGTCTTTGAACAGACCTTGAGTGAGCTGGTTGAGCTCGAGGGCTTAACGCTCAGCTATTACCGAGGTTGGGATAAAGACCGCGAGCTGAGTGCCGTGCTCGCCGGTTCCCTACAGCGGGATCAGCAAATGGGTCACACCCAGGCCGGACCACAACGGGCTGATTTGCGCCTTCGATTGGGCGCCCATAACGCCGCAGACATCTTGTCCCGCGGTCAGCAGAAGTTGGTGGTGTGTGCGTTGCGGATTGCCCAAGGACACTTGGTCAGCCAAGCCCGACGCGGTCAGTGTATTTATCTGGTGGATGACCTGCCGTCCGAACTGGACGAGCACCACCGTCGCGCGCTTTGCCGCTTGCTGGAAGACTTACGCTGCCAGGTCTTTATCACCTGTGTAGATCACGAATTATTGAGGGAAGGCTGGCAGACGGAAACGCCAGTCGCTTTGTTCCACGTGGAACAGGGCCGTATCACCCAGACCCACGACCATCGGGAGTGAAGGCATTGAGCGAAGAAAATACGTACGACTCAACGAGCATTAAAGTGCTGAAAGGCCTGGATGCCGTACGCAAACGTCCCGGTATGTACATTGGTGACACCGACGATGGCAGCGGTCTGCACCACATGGTCTTCGAGGTAGTCGACAACTCCATCGACGAAGCGCTCGCCGGTCACTGCGACGACATCAGCATCATTATTCACCCGGACGAATCCATCACCGTTCGCGACAACGGTCGTGGCATCCCGGTAGACGTACACAAAGAAGAAGGCGTATCGGCAGCCGAGGTCATCATGACCGTGCTGCACGCCGGCGGTAAGTTCGACGACAACTCCTACAAAGTATCCGGCGGTCTGCACGGTGTGGGTGTGTCGGTTGTGAACGCCTTGTCCGAAGAGCTGGTGTTGACTGTTCGCCGCAGTGGCAAGATCTGGGAACAGACCTACATCCACGGTGTTCCGAAGGAGCCGATGAAAATCGTCGGCGAAAGCGAAACCACCGGTACCCAGATTCACTTCAAGCCATCCGACCTGACCTTCAAGAATATCCACTTCAGCTGGGACATCCTGGCCAAGCGGATTCGTGAACTGTCCTTCCTGAACTCCGGTGTCGGCATCGTCCTCAAGGACGAGCGCAGCGGCAAGGAAGAGTTGTTCAAGTACGAAGGCGGCCTGCGTGCGTTCGTTGAATATCTGAACACCAACAAGACCCCGGTCAACCAGGTGTTCCACTTCAACATCCAGCGTGAAGACGGCATCGGCGTGGAAATCGCCCTGCAGTGGAACGACAGCTTCAACGAGAACCTGTTGTGCTTCACCAACAACATTCCACAGCGCGATGGCGGTACTCACCTGGTGGGTTTCCGTTCGGCCCTGACGCGTAACCTGAACACCTACATCGAAGCGGAAGGTCTGGCGAAGAAGCACAAAGTCGCGACCACTGGCGACGATGCCCGTGAAGGCCTGACCGCGATCATTTCGGTGAAAGTGCCGGATCCGAAGTTCAGCTCTCAGACCAAAGACAAGCTGGTTTCTTCCGAAGTGAAGACCGCGGTCGAACAGGAAATGGGCAAGTACTTCTCCGACTTCCTGCTGGAAAACCCGAACGAAGCCAAGCTGGTCGTCGGCAAGATGATCGACGCGGCACGGGCTCGTGAAGCGGCGCGTAAAGCCCGTGAGATGACCCGTCGCAAAGGTGCGCTGGATATTGCCGGCTTGCCGGGCAAACTGGCTGACTGCCAGGAAAAAGACCCTGCCCTTTCCGAACTGTACCTCGTGGAAGGTGACTCTGCTGGCGGCTCCGCCAAGCAGGGACGCAACCGTAGAACCCAGGCCATCCTGCCGTTGAAAGGCAAGATCCTGAACGTCGAGAAGGCACGCTTCGACAAGATGATCTCTTCGCAGGAAGTGGGCACCTTGATCACCGCGCTGGGCTGCGGCATTGGCCGTGACGAGTACAACATCGACAAGCTGCGCTACCACAACATCATCATCATGACCGATGCTGACGTCGACGGTTCGCACATCCGTACCCTGCTGCTGACCTTCTTCTTCCGTCAGTTGCCGGAGCTGATCGAGCGCGGCTACATCTACATCGCACAGCCGCCGCTGTACAAGGTCAAGAAAGGCAAGCAAGAGCAATACATCAAAGACGACGACGCCATGGAAGAGTACATGACGCAGTCGGCCCTGGAAGATGCAAGCCTGCACCTGAACGACGAAGCCCCGGGGATTTCCGGTGAAGCGCTCGAGCGTCTGGTAAATGACTTCCGCCTGGTGATGAAGACCCTCAAGCGTCTGTCGCGCCTGTACCCACAGGAACTGACCGAGCACTTCATCTACTTGCCTGCAGTGAGCATGGAGCAACTGTCCGATCACGCCGCCATGCAGGATTGGTTGGCCCAGTACGAAGTTCGCCTGCGCACCGTCGAGAAGTCCGGCCTGGTTTACAAAGCCAGCCTGCGTGAAGACCGTGAACGTAACGTCTGGCTGCCTGAGGTCGAACTGATCTCCCACGGCCTGTCGAACTACGTCACGTTCAACCGCGACTTCTTCGGCAGTAACGATTACAAGACGGTTGTTTCGCTGGGCGCTCAACTGAGCACCTTGTTGGACGACGGCGCGTATATCCAGCGTGGCGAGCGCAAGAAGCCGGTCACCGAGTTCAAGGAAGCACTTGAATGGCTGATGACTGAAAGCACCAAGCGTCACACCATCCAGCGATACAAAGGTCTGGGTGAAATGAACCCGGATCAGCTGTGGGAAACCACCATGGACCCAAGCCAGCGCCGGATGCTTAGAGTCACCATCGAAGACGCCATTGGCGCGGATCAGATCTTCAACACCTTGATGGGTGATGCGGTCGAGCCACGTCGTGACTTCATCGAAAGCAACGCCCTGGCGGTATCCAACCTGGATTTCTGATCCAGCGCTTGTCAAAAAAAGGCCACCGTTCACGCGTTGGCCTTTTTTTTTACTCGCTTGCCGCCCCCACACTCTCCAACCGATACCCATACCCATAAATCGTCAGCAGTTGCCAACCGCGATCAGCCGTCAGGCCAAGTTTGTTGCGCAGGCGATAAATGTGGGTATCCAGCGGTCGAGACGACACCATCTCTTCATGGGTCCAGAACCTCTCATACAGATACTCCCGGGATAGCGGCCGTCCCAGGTTGCTGAACAGGCAACGCGCCAGCCGGTATTCCCGCTCGGTCATTCCGATCGCTTTGCCGGCGCGGTTTACAGTCAACTCGGCATCATCGAACACCAGGTCATTGAAACTCAGTACTTCGGTCGCTGCCGCACGTTGCTGGCTATGCCGGCGCAACACTGCCGCCACCCTGGCTTTCAGTTCATTGGGTCGAAACGGCTTGCTGACGTAATCGTCGGCGCCCGCATTCAACGCCTGGACGATATCGCTTTCAGCATCGCGGCTGGTCAGCATGATCGCGGCGGGCGGTGCGTCCATGTGCTCGCGGGTCCAGCGTAGCAGCGACAGGCCACTGAAGCCTGGCAACTGCCAGTCGAGGATCAGCAGGTCGAATGTTTCCCGTCGCAATTGACGTAACAGGTCCTCTCCCTGCTCGAAGCTGTGCAATGACCAGGCAGGCTCACCTGGTTCGGCCATCTGCCGCAAAGTCTGTTCCACCCTGCGCAGTTCTGCCGGTTCGTCATCCAGTATCGCGACACGCATGTACGTTATTCCTTTGGCGGCCAGCATGTTATCTGACAATACACGTTCGGTTGGAGAGTGAAAGTAAGCAGGTCCGCTATGATTCTTCAAGCGCCCTCCTCCGGGAACTGTGACCCATGAACGAAATTCCCTACAACTCTCACGACAGTATTGCCTATGAATCATGAGCGACGCCGGGAAAGTCGCGAGCCGACTCAAGTCCAAAGGTTGTTTCGGCAATTGGTCCGGGAATGGCTTTGGATAAGCTTGCTTTTGTTACCCCTGACGGGCCTTCTTTCTTTCAATGCCGAGACCAGCCAACGAGACGGCTCGGGTGTGTGGGGCGCGTTGTTGTCTGTTTGCCTGGTCGCCTGTGTCCTGGGTCTGTTATTGCTTCGGCCAAGGCTGGCGCTCTGGTTGACCTTGGTGGGTATGGGGTGTGCGCTGCTGGCGAGCGTAGGGTTGGCGAAACTGGGCTGGTGGTGGTCCCCTGCAGCGAGTCTGTTGGGCATGCTGTTCGGTTACCTGATCTGGAACTGGCGGCGCTTGAGTGTGGTACTGACCTATTTTGGCTGGGAACTGGAGCGGCTGGACAGCGAGCCGAAGGTCTTTCCTGAGCGCCGTCGTGCACAATTTCCGACTGACGACCCTTTGCAAGGTCAGATCATGGCGCTGGAGCAAGCGATGGGGCGAACCCGTGATACCCGTCGTTTTATCGCTGATGGCCTGGAGTATTTGCCTGTCGCCACCTTGATCAGTGATCCCCATGGCCGGATTTTGCTGGGTAACCGTAATGCCAGGGATCTGTTTGGCACAGATCTGGTGGGCGATGACGTGCTGGAGCAATTGGCCAGGCTGGGTTATCCGGAACTGGTGGAAGGCCCTCGGCCATTCTTATCGACTTTGCCGCTGGTGGAGTTCAGGGACGTCAAAGAACGCAGTCTGCGTCTGGAGCGCGCTGCGTTGCTGCCAGTGGACGGGGAAACGCCTATCGGCTGGTTATTGAGCCTGACCGACCTCAGCGTTGAGCGTGATGCCGAGGAGCAGCGTGGCGTACTGTTGCGCTTCTTGTCCCATGATCTGCGGGCGCCCCACTCGGCAATTCTCGCCCTGCTCGACGTCCACCGACATCAAGCTGTCGGGGACACCCAGCTGTTCGATCAGATCGAGTGCCAGGTGCGTCGAGCCCTGGAATTGACTGACGGTTTCGTCCAACTGGCCAAGGCCGAGTCAGAGGCGTATCAGTTTCAGCCGAGCCTGTTTGCGATGATGGTGCTGGATGTCTTCGATCAAACGTTGACCATTGCACAGTTGAAGCAGATCGAAATGGTCCATCACCTGGATGAGGTTGCGCAGGAAAGCTTGATCATGGCCGATCAGGCGCTGCTGACTCGAGCCTTGTTCAATCTGCTGGAGAACGCCATCAAGTACAGCGGCCCCGGCACTCGAATCATTGTGCAAGTCAACTGCGCCGAAGGCTGGCTGACGTGCGAGATCATCGATCAAGGCAAAGGCATTGCCGCAGAGGAATTGCCCGAGCTGTTCAGCCAGTATCGGCGACTTTCCTCAGCTCACGGCATTGATGGCGTGGGGTTGGGGCTGTCGATGGTGAAGGCAGTGATGGATCGACATGGCGCAAGGATTGAGTGCCAAAGTGTTGTGGATCAAGGCACTCGCTTCAGGCTGCATTTCCCTTTGCTCAGGGATTGAAATACTGCTATTTCCGGCATAAAAAAACCGGCTATATCAGCCGGTTTTTTTGCGCCCGAAAAAAACTTATGCACCTTTTTCGGTGTTTTATGTGTTTATGAAATATGTATATAAATCATAAAGCTACAAGCCAAATACGGCACTTGTAAGCAAAACGATACACAGGTTATCCACAGAATCTCAGACTGCCATTTGATCACTGGCCGCCGGGGTGTGGGGGGCTGGTGGAATCGAGCCCATTTCCCGCTGCATCTGCTCGTTCCAGGCCTGGACCCGATCGTTCAGCTCGGCAATGGCGCGCGGGCCGCTGCCGTCGGCGTACATGGGTTCACCGATGATCACGGTGATGACGCCCGGCTTCTTCGCCCAACCGGTTTTCGGCCAGTATTTGCCTGCATTGTGCGCAATCGGCAGCACCGGCAGCGCAGCATTGACCGCCAAAGCGGTGCCACCGCGGGAGAATTTTCCGATGGTGCCGTAAGGAACCCGCGTCCCTTCCGGGAAGATCAGTACCCACACGCCATCTTTGAGCAATTCATCGCCCTTCTTCGCCACGTGCTTGAGCGCAGCTTTAGGATTGCCGCGGTCGATGGCAATCGGTCGCAGCATGGCCATCGCCCAACCGAAGAACGGAACGTAAAGCAGTTCACGCTTGAGCACTTGGCTCAGTGGCTCGAAGTAGGCCGAGAGAAAGAAGGTCTCCCAGGTGCTCTGGTGATTGGATTGAATCACGCAGGGCTGGTCAGGCACGTTCTCTGCGCCTTTGATTTCATGGCTGATGCCCAGAAAGACTTTGCTCAGCCACAAGGCGCAGCGGCACCAGTAGACATTGATAAAGCGATAGCGCGCCTTGAACGGGAGAAAAGGTGCGATAAAAAAGCTCAGGCTGCACCAGAGCAAAGAGCTGGTGCCCAGCAGCAGGTAAAAGAGGAAGGTTCTGATGGCCTGCAGTATCGACATGGCGACGTTTACCGTGCGGGCATTGCCCGTCTATATCAGCGCACTCCTGATCAATCCTTGGCCAGGAATATCAAAAGCGCTCATTGTGGATAAGTTCTGCGGCAATCGCCGCCAGATCGTCAAAAATCAAGGTGCCCACCGGCAGGGTCTTGCCCAGAGTCTTTTCGCCTTTTCCGGTCTTTACCAAAACTGGCTGAGAATCGACGGCTTTGGCGGCTTCCAGGTCACCGAGAGTATCGCCGACGAACCATAGATTGGTCAGCGCTACGTTGTAATGCGCGGCGATGGTTTTCAACATCCCCGGTTGTGGTTTGCGGCAATCGCAACCGTCGTCCGGCCCGTGCGGGCAGTAGACGATCAGCCCGACTTCCCCACCCTGCTCCGCCACCAGCGAGCGCAAGCGCTCGTGCATGGCGTCCAGGGTGGCGATGTCGTAATAGCCGCGAGCGATGCCCGACTGGTTGGTGGCCACGGCCACCGTCCAGCCGGCTTTGCTCAACTGCGCGATGGCTTCGATTGAACCGGGGAGTGGAATCCACTCCTCCACCGACTTGATGTAAGCGTCGGAGTCGTAATTGATCACCCCGTCCCGATCGAGAATCAGCAGTTTCAACAGCAATCCCTCAGCCCAGCAGTGAAATGTCGGCGACACCGAGGAACAGCCCACGCAAACGCGCCAGCAACGCATAGCGGTTGGCGCGCACTTTGGCGTCGTCGGCATTGACCATCACGGCTTCGAAGAACGCATCCACCGGCTCGCGCAAGGCCGCCAGGCGTGCCAGGGATTCGCTGTACTGACGCGCCGCAGCCATCGGCTGGACAGCCTGGTCCGCCTGCTGGATCGCCGAATACAGGGAGAACTCGTTGGCGTTGTCGAAGTACTTGGCTTCCACGACCGAAGGTATAGAACCCTCTACCTTGCTCAGCAGGTTCGAAACGCGCTTGTTCACCGCGGCCAGGGCAGCGGCTTGCGGCAATTTGCGGAACGCCTCTACCGCTTGGACGCGCTGATCGAAGTCCAGCGCCGAGCCCGGTTTCAGGGCACGCACCGACAGGTAAGTCCCGACATCGACACCCTCGTCTTCGTAGCGGGCACGCAGACGGTCGAAGATGAACTCCAGCACCGAGTCGTTCAGGCCGGCAGCCTTGACCTTGGTACCGAACGCATTCACGGCAAACGCTACGGCGTCGTTCAAATCGAGGTCGAGCTTCTTGTCGATCAGGATGCGCAACACACCCAGGGCGGCACGACGCAAGGCGTACGGGTCTTTGCTACCGGTTGGCAGCATGCCGATGCCGAAAATGCCCACCAGCGTGTCGAGCTTGTCAGCGATGGCCACGGCCGCACCGGTCAGGGTCGTCGGCAGCTCTGCACCGGCACCGCGCGGCATGTACTGCTCGTTCAGCGCCAGGGCGACTTCTTCCGGCTCGCCGTCGTTGAGGGCGTAGTAATAACCGGCGACACCTTGCATCTCCGGGAACTCACCGACCATTTCGGTCGCCAGGTCGCACTTGGACAGCAGGCCGGCACGGGAGGCCCAGGCTGCGTTGCCGCCAATGCGCTGCGCGATGAAGGCGGCCAGTTTGGAAACACGCTCGGCCTTGTCGTAGACGCTGCCGAGTTTTTCCTGGAACACCACGTTTTGCAGGCGCAGGTTGAAGTCTTCGAGTTTCTGCTTCTTGTCTTGCTTGAAGAAGAATTCGGCGTCGGTCAGGCGTGGGCGAACCACTTTCTCGTTACCGGCGATGATTTGTTGCGGGTCTTTGCTTTCGATGTTGGCCACGGTAATGAAACGTGGCAGCAACTTGCCGTCGGCGTCCAGCAGGCAGAAGTACTTCTGGTTGTCCTGCATGGTGGTGATCAGGGCTTCTTGCGGTACGTCGAGGAAACGTTCCTCGAACGAGCACACCAGCGGC carries:
- the glyS gene encoding glycine--tRNA ligase subunit beta; the protein is MSAQDFLVELGTEELPPKALNTLADAFLAGIDKGLQAAGLNYETKTVYAAPRRLAVLITSLATHQPDRSINLDGPPRQAAFDAEGNPTQAALGFAKKCGVDLSEIDQSGPKLRYSQSIAGKPTASLLPTIVEDSLNDLPIPKRMRWGARKEEFVRPTQWLVMLLGDQVIDCTILAQKAGRDSRGHRFHHPESVRITSPANYLSDLRAAYVLADSNERRELISKRTEELATMQEGKAIVPPGLLDEVTALVEWPVPLVCSFEERFLDVPQEALITTMQDNQKYFCLLDADGKLLPRFITVANIESKDPQQIIAGNEKVVRPRLTDAEFFFKQDKKQKLEDFNLRLQNVVFQEKLGSVYDKAERVSKLAAFIAQRIGGNAAWASRAGLLSKCDLATEMVGEFPEMQGVAGYYYALNDGEPEEVALALNEQYMPRGAGAELPTTLTGAAVAIADKLDTLVGIFGIGMLPTGSKDPYALRRAALGVLRILIDKKLDLDLNDAVAFAVNAFGTKVKAAGLNDSVLEFIFDRLRARYEDEGVDVGTYLSVRALKPGSALDFDQRVQAVEAFRKLPQAAALAAVNKRVSNLLSKVEGSIPSVVEAKYFDNANEFSLYSAIQQADQAVQPMAAARQYSESLARLAALREPVDAFFEAVMVNADDAKVRANRYALLARLRGLFLGVADISLLG